A stretch of DNA from Lotus japonicus ecotype B-129 chromosome 4, LjGifu_v1.2:
AACTACACATTCTCAACCAAAACAGTCCTGGTATCAACCAAGTGTCAAAACTTTGAGTATTTCCTCATTCCTGATTGCTAAGTACATCATGTGGATGCAACTTGTCAGCCAATGTGGTATACGTAATTTCTTCTAACGACACTCCAGTATTAGGCATATGATCACTTTGAATAGCTTCTTCTAGCTCCCTTTCTTTGCAATATACTTTTTGCAATGCATTATATGTGATGGTATCGGGCTCTATTCCTTTTGTTATCATCTCATTTAAAAGCTTAGTCGCTTCTTTCTTATTGCCCAATTTACAATAACCATCAATCATAATAGTGTAGGTAATTTTATTAGGTTGTATACTGTTTGAAGACATTAACAGTAAGATATTCTCAGCTTCATCCATCTGACCTAACTTACAGTAACCACCAATTAGAGCAGTATAACAAAATACATTTGGCAACAATCCTTCATTTCTCATATCTTCAAAAATTTCCTTTGCCTCATCTACACGGCCAAGACAACACATTCCATGTATTAAAGAAGAATATGTGGCACATGTTGGTAGAATGCCCCTACTATTCATAGCATCACGGATTTCAAAAGCTTTCATCACATTCCCAATTCTACAATAAGCTGCAATAAGTATGTTATAAATAACAGAAGTTAGCTCTACGTCCTCATCAACTAACTTGTTGAATAAGTTCATAGCATCTTCAGGCCGATCAACCTTACAATATCCTTCTAACAAAAGTGCATATGTATAGACATTTGGAACCAGACCATGTTCTACAACTTCATTCAAAAGCTTATTCACATCATCTATTTTTCCCATATCCGCTAATCCTTTCATCAGGAAATTGTAGGTATAAATATCAGGTTGGAATTCTTGCTTAACCATCTCCTCCTTAAGCTTAAAAGCTTCCTCGATTCTGCCCGATTTACAACAGCCAAAAATAAGTGTGTTGTATGAGATCATATCCAGTAAAAAATCTCTCTCAAGCATTTTCTTGAGTACTGCAGAAACCTCCTCCATGTTCCCACGTTCGCAAAGACCATCGAGAAGAGCATTTGAGGTCACTGTATTGGCTGCAAGCCCTTTATCTGCTAGACTAAACCAAAGCTCAATGGCTTCCAGATGTTTACCACATTTACAAAGTCCAGAAACCAACACAGTTAGCAAGCTATCACCAGCCTTAATGTTCCTCGACAACAATCCCTTAACAATTTTCAAGGCTGAATCGAACCTGGAATTCTTGCATAGCAAATGAATCACATAAGAACATGCATCCTGGTTAATGGACATCCCACTTGACAACAAGTATCGCAACACTTGCTCCGCTTGCTCCATTTGATTGCTCCTGCAAAATCCTTGTAAAAGAGTATTAAAAGTAACAGCATTGGGTCTCACACCCTTCAACAACATATCATCCCTGATCCTCAATGCCTCAACCATATGCCCCTTTCTGCAGTACCCATCAATCAGTGCATTAAAAACAACCTCATTAGGAGCAACCCCTTTGCTATACATTTCAAACAAAACCGAATTTTCCTCATCAAATCTCTCCTTCTTCATCAAACCATTAATAAGAGCCCCATAAGTAACGACACTCGGTTTCACTCTGTTCTTCACCATCTTATCCTTAAACCGAAAGGCTTCTTCTAACCTTCCACTCTTGCATAACCCATCAATCACATTATTGTACGTAACAACATTAGCCGAAACACCCTGCTCCTCCATTTTGAAGAACAAAGCAACAGCATCATCAACCCTCCCACCTTTACAAAACGCGTTAATCGCGGTGCTGAACGTGTAAACATCAGGGGAAACACCGAGACAAGCCGCGTCAAACACCTGATAACTCTTCTCAAGCTCATTAGCCTTCACCAGAGAGCCCAACAGAAAATTACAACTTTTCAGCGACGGAAAGATGCCACTATTGGTAAACGTGGTGAATATATCAAATGCCCAGTGAACACTCAAATGCTTAAACTGCGAACACAGAACGTGAAGCAACAAATCCAGCTCACCGTGCTTTCGCCCCGTGACGCGGTTCAGCTCCAGCATTGAAGACGCGATTTCACGGAGCCTATCATCAAGGTTCCCAATCGGCGTAACCACGTTACCATCGATCAAACGGGTTAACATCGACCTGGCTCGAGGTAAAAGATTCGAAGCCAGGAGCAAACGAATCAAGAGACAATAAGAACGAACCGTGAAGGGGAACTTGAACCGCGTGGCGGCAAAACGGAAGAACTCGAGCGTGGTTTTGAGGTTGACGGTGGGGTGGAGAGAGAGGAATAACCGGTCGAATTCGTGAGGGGATAAATGGGGTAAAATCGACTTGCATTTGGAAGAATCTAGAACTTTGCTTGTGAGGATAGAAGGTAGGGAGAGTGGAGGAGCGTGGTTGGGGCCTGGCGGCGGAGGTGGCGGCGGTAGAGGGAAGTTGAGGTGGTTGGCGGTGGTGGAGGTGATCCAGGTGACGGGGCGAGTGAAGAAAGGGGGAGGTTTAGTGGTTAAGATCCTTGTGAAATCCATGGTGGCGGAGAGCATTGCATTGAGGGATTGTGAAGATGTGGTGGTTGTTTGCTATAAGTGTGGCGGTTTTGACGCCATGAATTGATAGTTAggtgaagagagaaagagagagggtGTGAAAGTGCCACGGTTTGATGCAGAGAATGGTTACGTCGATGGGGTGTTTCCCTCAGGTTTTGTTTTGGTATTGAACAGTTCCGCAGGGCACGCAGACTCGGCCTCTGCGACTGCGCGAGGCGAACACcgtgagggtgagggtgggaGAAGTAGAAACGTGGGCTTTACGGAAATGGGCCGTGTAGCGCTTCGTTGCTCTCTATAGGCCCAGAGGGACCAAAATGAGAGGGAATAAAGGATGACAAATGTTGTTGGGCAAAAAGGGAAAAATTTAGCATgcacaagtaaaaacttgtgtaaggttacacatGTACCTTTTGACATGCAATAgaaagtttttttaaaattaaaatacatattttcttaattaaacatttatcttttaattaatttcaatttatcttaatttgttcctcttctctctccttcttcaccagaaaatatttttctatatgcttcttcttcttcttcttctctgggTTTTCATGGGTTTCTAGGTTTTTGGGTTGGGGGTTGGGGTTTGGGGCCGATGGGTTCTGGGGATGGGGGTGGGTTGCATCGAGGGATGGTGGTTTTCAGATCTGGTTATGGGGGTTCAGACCTGGTTGTGGGGTAGAGGCTGGGTCCAGCAAGGCCCGGATATGCTTCGCCGGCGAAGGAGGCGGAAATGGCCGCTTGAAGATGCGTAGAGGGGTTGAGCTCACGCTGGAGTTCGCCAGCCAGTTCTTGAAGAAGCTAGGGAAGGGACTTGGGCTGAAAAATTGAAACTTGGAGGATTTTCTGTTGTGGGTAGCAGTGGCATAATCTTGTTGTCATTTAAGAATTCTGGGTTTGCCCCTTCATGAAAACATATACCCAGAAACAGTGCTGGCTTCACTTAACAAAAACAGGGAAAAAGGTAACAAAAAGTTCATTTGTGCACCAGAGCAGAACCCATTTCTCTGAAAATCGAAGATGGAACAACCAGATATGGTTCTTCCTCTAGTTCTACCGCGCCACCTGTTAGAAATTTGGGTATGATAATACTGGATAATTTCGAAGAATCGTGTTCGTACATTTTCTgaacaaagtatttcgaccctattcttgcctgggttcacgaaatccttgttgggatAATTCTTGAAGAACAATCTGCTTCAGGCAAATGAGAACAGATCAGGAATGTAGAGAGATATCGGTTTTTTGTTTTCTGTATGTAAAACTGAGGCCAGATAACTCCTTATAAAGGAGTTTGTTTCAGAAACCGAAAAATGGTTAATAAAACAGAATGACTTTTCGAAAAATTTCGCatcggtcaattatgcgttggctcaacaagcgtgcactccgcactaccctaactcgtttccgagcttaacgcataatcgcatcggcctacaataaatcacattactactaaaatccatTGATGATACTAAAATCACGAACACCACCGTATGGTAGATTTGGCGGTGCGGCTAGCTTGGCTGAGGAAGGTGGAGAGATCTGAGTTATTTTGTTTCAGATatgttgatgttgatgttggtgatgatgaacaattcaAGTTTAATAGATcaattaacttaattaaaattatcacaagttaattattgtaattaataaatatgtatttttatttattttttaaaaaaccggCTAAACTTTCTATTGTGGGTCAAAAGGAActtgtgcaaccttacacaagctTTCATTTGTGTACCGTAAATTCCTCCAATAAAAAGGAAGATAAATGTTAAATAACCAAAAAAAGGAAGATAAATGTTAAATAACCCTCGCTAAACGCGTTTCATTATTTTTCCACTTCTCATAGCGGTGGTTGAAAATCACCACTAAACGCGTATGTTCGGTCGATGTGAGGTGCTCCCGGGCTTCAATTTTCGGAACCTTTATTAGAAAACGCTCTAGCCACCCGCTCTCTCCCTTATCCCTCTCATCATGTGCTATTAAACTCGACTCGGACTGGTTGGTCGAATCGGTCTGACTGAGACTCATAGGCGTAGTAGCTATTCAAGTTTCCCATCAAATTGGACATGCAATTGAACCGATAAAAATCGTTTGACTTGGACGGTTTATTATGAAACTAGTGACTCAAGTGTAGGTTGAACCCCGTTGCACTTGAAGTATCGTCACCACCAACAAGATGAAAGATgaggccaccaaaaattcagaaGATGAAactgaataagattttattataATTGACACATTGGAAACATAATGAGCTCTAGATTGTTGATCTCTGAAACTCTCTCTCTTCAACACACATGTTCACCAACTCTTACCGATAGTCATAGAATTATCATTTAAGGACAAAGGTAAATATGTGAGACCATTTAAGCATTtatagagattttttttttgaaatgaaatattTATGAAGATAGAGATGAATATAATATCCACTACTGTTACATGAAAAAGTTCAAATTACAGGTTACAACTATCTTTTAGTTTAAGAGATTCGGCCAACTAGAAAAAATTGATATAGTGatcatgatttttttctttttttggtatAGGCTCTataatttgatttttgtttaTTATACTTTTTCCTGATTCGATTTCCAAGTCCTCTTGGTGGGCTAATCCTCTTCCTACCATCTTTCTTGCCAAAACTTTTCTTTGAGGTccctaattaaaataattacccCATTTGCGGCCCTCAGTTTTGGGCCCTAATTAAAACATTTGTCTGATCTGTAGCACATGGATTAGGTTCCCCATTTGCTTTGATGCTTAGCTAAGACGAGGTTAGATTAGTTAATTCATACAAAGCATTGGAATCAAACAATAAAAAAGTCCCTAAGATTTTGTCAATATGCTGTATGGCTTAACATCAAAATTCATAAAGAAGAAAACTAGGTGTCCACTGTCTAGGAATCGTTGTGTTTTAAAATTCTGCAGGGgaaattcaatatttttagtttatttaagaaattctttcaaaaaaaaagtttattcaaGAAATTAAAACCATGTATATCAACTTTGATAATTTCATATAACATTTTTttcaatatattattttaaaccAGTGGCGGTGGGTAGTATAACTGaagttttaaaaaaacaaaacaaaatgcaTATATTAAAATGAAGACAAATATGTCATAATATCAAGACGAATTAACGGAAGAATCTCATCCAGGACTTCTTCAATCCAGACCCTAAAATCAGAAGAAAAGACAATTTTGTCAGACTATAGAAAACAATGTTACTGTACTATGACgtacaaaagaaaaaacaacaacatCAAAACCAGAAACAAAACTATGGCAATCGTCAACAATAAAATCAAGGTATGATGCTCCCCTAGAATGTTACATCCACCTCTCAAAAAACGAAACCCCAACTTTGTGGACATGGTAAGAGCCCAACGCAAGCCAAAAACCTCCGCAATCACTGGAGAGAGAGCCTCCATCGGGGACAAGTCGCTAAAGCCAAAACTAAGTCATCACCATCACGAGCAATAAACTCCAGACTTATCATCCTGTGGGAGAAAGAGAAGCGTCAAAGCTAACCTTCACAACGTCCTTCTCGGTTGAGAGCGAACTCTGGGAAGAGAAGGTGTGTGGGTCGCCATCGTAGCCTGCATCAAAGCCGAGGGTAGCAGTAACTAAACTCGGGCCAAGACACGACCATGAGCCAACGGGTCAGCACGGAACAAGCAAACATTCCTAACTTCCCAAACACATTACATGAGAGACATAATTTAAACTCTCATAAGAATAAGAATGAGGAAACAAGTTTATATTTCAGAAAAAGACTTTTGTTGGAAGAGACATATATTCCCTTCGCGAACGGATGACTACATCCGTTATAAAAACCGAAAGGGAAAAATAAACATTCATTCCTCACCCACTTGGTTCTCTTtgaaatattattttgtgaTATGAGAATTATGAAATACTATTAATGTTAAAatctttataaaaaattatttgattttattgtatctcttatttttatctcttatttttatgttaattatttttctcccattcaaaattaattattttgtgaagattttaatttaattaaaaatacttaATTATCTACTATGAAAAAACaactaaaagtgaaaattattgGAAATGATGAGTTCACACTCATTTCAGCCTCATTCGCGTGAGAGATAGGAAGATAGGAATGGAAAAGCGAAATGAGGGACATATATGAGAGGTGATATGATagggaaaaaagagaaaaatatgaaagaaaagtgtgaaaatgagataaaaacGAAAATGAGTGTGAATATATCATAGTTCTAATGAAAAGGAtaaacaaaatgaaatgaaGGGGGTGTACGAGTAAGAGCATCCAGAACGCATGTGTCTTACAACATCTTTAGTCATAAGCAACGTTTTTTTACCATTGGAGCATGCATAGGTGGAAAGTGATGGAGTTAACTATAAGCAGAAAGAGGTTATAAAAAACATCTCTGAAATGTTTCACACTGGTAATGTTTATGAAAGAAGAAAtagcttaaaaaaaaatattggagaagtctcacatttcCTAGATTGGTGAAGGGGAGGGAATCAACAGTTATATATACACGCACATACACATGCATCTCAAGTTCCTTGTTATATACACTAGACACCAACACTCAGAAACAATTTAAGTtaatatttgtgttttttttttttttttttctatgctcttgttttagagtattgtgaaATATAGTTTAAATACTTTCTTTGGAGCGTGTGGGTGCACCAGGGTCATGAGGTGGTTAAGagtaagtctatgtgttgtaacaattttcacatagtatTTATTCTATGggtgtcggttttgacaacgatCATGATTTTTCTATGGATTTGCAGTTTTGCCGTTAAATTCTTGTGTGGTCATGCTTTTAGTTACTCTAAGAGTTCCTAACAGTGGTATCAAATCCAATGGTTCGACCAGGttgatgacttttttttttgagaacaaaagataattttattgaataagaAGATTACATGAGAAATAGAACAAGCAAATCCCCTAGGGAAAgccactgtaacaccccgatttcggtggcgtcactttagtaaccaaaataaacttaatgcggaaaaacgtaaatattttttttttttgatgacaactaagactgaaataaataaaacccaaatgcgaaaggtaacagaactaatacacaatacatataacattccccgctgtaagtagcgacctcgtcacgagtaacctccagtgacggaaagtagaaaaatgtaacgcccgtaggcaaaatgtacaatccccaaaatgataggtcaagtgtcagcaacacaaaccctccaaaaataagaataagtcagagctatgacactaacacccaaccttaatagactctaatcacccatcccccatacttccatcatcgactcccatctggtcatgcatgaagtccgggtccacgtcgaaggctcaatagtagtcatttcgctccgggtcttccccgaacgacgaggaatcacggaagaatccaccaacgacatctgacaaaaagggcatacatagccccccaaacacaggtagcacgtgcaagggtcaacttacggaatataggatagagaatacaagacaacaggtaaagtataaggggtatagatatatatgttatatatatacatataagttctgcattgtctaccctaaggtttaaacatagcatgttatcaacactctagtacaattccatcatcaaagcacataacgatatctatcaacatctactcatcaaaacacataacgatgtttatcaacatcaactcatcaaaacacataacgatgtttatcaacatcaactcatcaaaacacataacgatacaattagagtgcatgatatgtcaatgcaacgtcactctcgacggttccagaaagaataggctgggcacgtttgagtcggtcctaacactggcattgtgtcgaccataacccccgagtgtcacttacaaccttgacatagccggatcagtcctaaccctgcgggtcgacttttccctccgctatgcccgacaatcaacaggtcgatcctaacctcacggtcgatcatatcccccgtcgatgtccgaattacccgaaggtataaactgtacccgaaggtataaactgtacccgaaggcataaactgtacccgaaggcataaacgatacccgaaggtataaactgtacccgaaggtataaactgtacccgaaggcataaacggtacccgaaggtataaactgtacccgaaggtataaactgtacccgaaggcataaactgtacccgaaggcataaactgtacccgaaggcataaactgtacccgaaggcataaactgtacccgaaggcataaactctacccgaaggtataaactgtatctcgtgatgatctccaaatcatccgactcatctctatccgatggtcaacactgctcaacgagcaaagagcatcaacatgctcggaaactacccgtttcccggcttatctctcagatagcccaacaacacaactgctcccagagcacaagagtatcaacatactcaaaacctctcaatatctcaacacttggatccgacgacacttctcgttttccaaaactaagattcgactcctaagcttccttcgagattattatcattacttaaagatttagaggttgtttaaggtcttatgagttttcttcacaaaataatatccttttagccttatcgcaattcttataagttctcgggatctccaaatccccaaatgactccagagaatgtctcgatccataaaacaccataacaaggcccgaatctcattcgtcctatcaaactttccccaaaactctcaaaataaaatcggcatgacctgcccgctattctcactattcagaaactcagatttcattgctaaagcataaataactcagcaccatcaatcaacatgtcatatatcaacataataagcaataaccacatagcacttagcatataaggcatgcaccacacatcctagattacccacatagcacatagcatgtaagtcaatctcaaaaacatagtagtagattcatcatctacattgtcagccgaagcctcagaaaacattttcccagtcatacacaaacaagtgcataaacagtaaatcaagtcgaatgcgtcgacacctaaggcattagctagtaaggtaagttgcccttacctctagttattccagcgttctcctcaaacgttccttcacaatgagctccttgatcttcaggaaattcttcaaaagaacctttaaagtaaaaccacagtattctatcaaaatctatcggaaactaagctatcaatgctcactaaggttacacgaagtagttcatactccgaggtacgataatctagcgcgaaaggacaagttttcggaaaaggaattttcctcctcctcccctatagggctcggccacttttcacaattgtggggctcgatttttcttcgatcaaacttggttcctatgctttcattagccgtaactaagggtattctgaactcggaaaaattatcggatcaaaaactgtcgcagggatattttggtcatgatttttaacttagaaatttcaaaactgaaatcccaaaaaccaaattttgcagggacgttactaacgacgtttatgacaactaatcctactaacactaagctaaggcgatagtttttagcctaaaggttgaagctttacctcaaaaactccaaaaatgggtatttaaggctaaaattgattccggcggaattccggcgacataacggaaaatctaatccgacaggagtgatcttgggcacatatagaagaggtttagaatcagaaatgaaagattcaggatagttttgaaaaaacccataaactatccgctcagaaaactctacagaaaagctatggaaaaagcgatcagaggtaaggattagcgactatacctcgaagccttgaagtagcaactgattgatcgacgatcaagcaagaaatgaagaaaatctctcctcctcctctcctatgcaaactcgcggccttgaatgggtttttgggtgagttttgtgatttttttctcatttcttggctatatatagaggttggcaaaacgcgggaaaatgaaagtttcgcgaatctgatttttccggcgtcattctccgtgaattaatagatatgttttggcaaaagaattccaaaactataaagaggtctccttgtattttttgcaactaatgcatagtcggtataaaactattttacccgataagttgctttttgcatcgaatgtcggaatagaaaacttccttcggaagaaagattgaaatcatcaagagaaatgggtgtacgcgtgtagaatattcatttgaagctctgaatagataaagtcttcattgtcgagaaattctagggttttgaaataccagggtttcggtttcggcaaacttccgatgattggaatcggacgttcgtagatcctagagtttcgcctcgaaacgattgtgatatatggaaaaagagaagttctaacatttctctgaagatttttggaattaacttccatcgtgcctataaatgaaaattagctatatattagggtttctgacctaggtttaagcgtataacgatcgtgctataacttttatcgacttcgatacgatcctttgacttttcctgaactttctccttcataaatttatttcatttggtaaactcttgttcaggtttcctttcacgatacatcaagcctaatcgtaaatggaaatctcttccacttattctaagcttaaaatcttgggtcttacattactaccctccaaaaagaaagtttcgtcctcgaaacttaagggtcagtaatagttctggatattattccttgatcttttcctctaactctcacataacaccgtccgtgtctttattccaaataattttcactaaaacactctgctttcccttcgattgtttcactcttctagtcccaatgttgaccaacggcgtctcaacagacatatcatctttcaacttgccgaggtttaactacaatcatcaatgataacaccactaaaactcttactcgaatatgatctccagcttctgaagtcaatctttaccctaagattctcattccacttagcaaaattcactcgctaatctctagctcgtatcaccgaaatccataacaagtttcattcactcttagactttaagcaacttgtccaaatatgacaacctcaagtgttcatcttaatactaacacttcccttttctgtaacttgatcaccatctcgtcaatcaacttcttaatctctctatcaaattctaaccaacttcgagtcctagaaacttaagacaacaattcatagacttaaaacctgaaccttcaccaagtttggacctctaatgtccgttaattcttcaatgcttcctaaatgaatatccatttcttcaaactatatctccttcgcaagagaacttatacttaatgcgaactttttcctcccagctcgactaatcctcgatccaatcaagttaatcttaccaatccttctatcaaagtccatagccagctctgattccgaatatcaccccctcaatattaagttgatcaagcctaatacatcgaaggtgaaatttagaaaaacccactggaacagtcaatgagttcctatcatccaatagtcacaaatatcctgacctcacatcctcaacgattccgctacggaactacacgccctcgacatcatacgtatactatccataagaaatctctatgagattcattcttcagcttctagcttccttttaaacgcatcggtagaagactactttctaagcttagcgggtcattctaaacctcgtataacttctatagctaaaatacgagctacgatcaaataaggtattaataggcataataactataaggtcaaag
This window harbors:
- the LOC130711331 gene encoding pentatricopeptide repeat-containing protein At4g19440, chloroplastic; translation: MLSATMDFTRILTTKPPPFFTRPVTWITSTTANHLNFPLPPPPPPPGPNHAPPLSLPSILTSKVLDSSKCKSILPHLSPHEFDRLFLSLHPTVNLKTTLEFFRFAATRFKFPFTVRSYCLLIRLLLASNLLPRARSMLTRLIDGNVVTPIGNLDDRLREIASSMLELNRVTGRKHGELDLLLHVLCSQFKHLSVHWAFDIFTTFTNSGIFPSLKSCNFLLGSLVKANELEKSYQVFDAACLGVSPDVYTFSTAINAFCKGGRVDDAVALFFKMEEQGVSANVVTYNNVIDGLCKSGRLEEAFRFKDKMVKNRVKPSVVTYGALINGLMKKERFDEENSVLFEMYSKGVAPNEVVFNALIDGYCRKGHMVEALRIRDDMLLKGVRPNAVTFNTLLQGFCRSNQMEQAEQVLRYLLSSGMSINQDACSYVIHLLCKNSRFDSALKIVKGLLSRNIKAGDSLLTVLVSGLCKCGKHLEAIELWFSLADKGLAANTVTSNALLDGLCERGNMEEVSAVLKKMLERDFLLDMISYNTLIFGCCKSGRIEEAFKLKEEMVKQEFQPDIYTYNFLMKGLADMGKIDDVNKLLNEVVEHGLVPNVYTYALLLEGYCKVDRPEDAMNLFNKLVDEDVELTSVIYNILIAAYCRIGNVMKAFEIRDAMNSRGILPTCATYSSLIHGMCCLGRVDEAKEIFEDMRNEGLLPNVFCYTALIGGYCKLGQMDEAENILLLMSSNSIQPNKITYTIMIDGYCKLGNKKEATKLLNEMITKGIEPDTITYNALQKVYCKERELEEAIQSDHMPNTGVSLEEITYTTLADKLHPHDVLSNQE